From the Lathyrus oleraceus cultivar Zhongwan6 chromosome 4, CAAS_Psat_ZW6_1.0, whole genome shotgun sequence genome, one window contains:
- the LOC127136414 gene encoding NADH dehydrogenase [ubiquinone] iron-sulfur protein 2 — MAQEHAHSSVVERLLNCEVPLRAQYIRVLFREITRISNHSLALTTHAMDVGASTPSLWAFEEREKLLEFYERVSGARMHASFIRPGGVAQDLPLGLCRDIDSFTQQFASRIDELEEMSTGNRIWKQRLVDIGTVTAQQAKDWGFSGVMLRGRATLKVKWWAYPSQPGVCWDSRRAAPYDVHDQSDPDVPVGTRGDRYDRYCIRIEEMRQSLRIIFQCPNKMPSGMIKADDRKLCPPSRCRMKLSMESCIHHFELYTEGFSVPAPSTYTSVEAPKGEFGVFLVSNGSNRPHRRKIRAPGSAHSQGLDSMSKHHMPADVVTIIGTQDIVSGEVDR; from the exons ATGGCCCAAGAACACGCTCATTCTTCAGTCGTAGAGAGACTTTTGAATTGCGAGGTACCATTACGAGCTCAATATATACGAGTGTTATTCCGTGAAATAACTCGAATTTCAAATCATTCACTTGCTTTAACTACTCATGCTATGGATGTGGGAGCATCAACTCCGTCCCTGTGGGCTTTTGAGGAGCGGGAGAAATTGTTGGAATTCTATGAAAGAGTCTCGGGAGCCAGGATGCATGCCAGTTTCATACGACCTGGTGGAGTGGCACAAGATCTGCCTCTTGGCTTATGTCGAGATATTGATTCCTTCACACAACAATTTGCTTCTCGTATCGACGAATTAGAAGAGATGTCAACCGGCAACCGTATCTGGAAACAACGATTAGTGGATATTGGTACTGTCACTGCACAGCAAGCAAAGGATTGGGGATTCAGTGGTGTAATGTTAAGAGGTCGTGCGACAT TGAAAGTGAAGTGGTGGGCCTACCCATCCCAACCAGGGGTATGCTGGGATTCGCGAAGAGCAGCACCTTACGATGTTCATGACCAATCGGATCCTGACGTACCAGTAGGTACCAGAGGAGATCGCTATGATCGTTACTGTATCCGTATTGAAGAGATGCGACAAAGTCTGCGGATAATTTTCCAATGTCCTAATAAAATGCCTAGTGGCATGATCAAAGCCGATGATCGTAAGTTATGTCCTCCATCACGATGTCGAATGAAACTATCCATGGAATCGTGC ATTCACCATTTCGAACTTTATACAGAAGGTTTTTCCGTACCAGCTCCTTCTACCTATACCTCAGTTGAAGCACCTAAAGGAGAATTTGGTGTCTTTCTGGTCAGTAATGGAAGCAATCGTCCCCACCGTCGTAAAATAAGAGCACCTGGCTCTGCCCATTCACAAGGACTGGATTCTATGTCCAAACATCACATGCCAGCAGATGTGGTCACCATCATAGGTACTCAAGATATTGTGTCTGGAGAGGTGGATAGATAG
- the LOC127136416 gene encoding LOW QUALITY PROTEIN: uncharacterized protein LOC127136416 (The sequence of the model RefSeq protein was modified relative to this genomic sequence to represent the inferred CDS: deleted 2 bases in 1 codon) → MILEKWQRNVTVLKAGRLLREGKPFNRSPTSLFATSSLQSANPFLSESPGGAHLWYFAYSFFRGGKVGSRYHEPSVPHIYPEASVVHRFHRMLLSIGKDRVSVQLCFGCFARIDRPSSCSFPVHSLYISDTQGRTRWEGSSPSLCPADHSAGILHSRLRLTAARGWSCRYVSLSGSLAPPVISFYDMLLSSLYSICHLVISASLRVSTSERNGGLHSVTPRSPSKRSE, encoded by the exons ATGATATTGGAAAAATGGCAGCGTAACGTAACAGTATTGAAAGCTGGTCGCCTTTTGAGGGAGGGAAAGCCTTTCAATAGGAGCCCTACTTCCCTCTTTGCGACCTCATCACTTCAAAGCGCAAACCCATTTCTTTCTGAGTCACCGGGCGGAGCGCACCTTTGGTACTTTGCTTATAGCTTTTTTAG AGGAGGAAAGGTGGGCAGCAGGTACCACGAGCCCTCTGTCCCACACATCTATCCAGAAGCAAGTGTAGTTCACCGGTTCCACCGAATGCTCCTATCTATCGGCAAAGATCGTGTGAGTGTGCAGTTATGCTTCGGATGCTTCGCC AGAATAGATCGACCCAGTTCCTGTTCTTTTCCGGTGCACTCGCTTTATATCTCCGACACACAAGGAAGGACGCGGTGGGAAGGAAGCAGCCCTAGCCTCTGTCCGGCCGATCATTCCGCTGGCATCTTGCATTCACGCCTCCGTTTGACTGCCGCTCGGGGATGGAGTTGTAGATACGTTAGTCTTAGCGGATCGTTGGCTCCACCTGTTATCTCCTTCTACGACATGCTGTTGTCGTCGCTATATTCAATATGTCACTTAGTCATCTCTGCCTCGCTACGGGTCAGCACCTCCGAAAGAAACGGAGGACTCCATTCAGTGACTCCGCGATCGCCCTCTAAACGATCAGAATAA